A stretch of DNA from Halobacteriovorax sp. JY17:
TAGAGAGAAGAATTAGCAGTTTAGTATAAAGGCTAGGTGAGCCCTTTTTCTCTGTTTTATCGTTCATTTAGTAACCGTGGTAGTAAATCATCAATGGAGATAATTCCGAGTAGCTCATTAGAATCATCAATGATAGGAGTGTAAATTAAATTATACTTACTCATAAAGCTTGCAACTTCCTTCCAAGGAACATTGGGCTTTAAAGATTTTATATCTTTTGTATTCATAATTTCACAAACTTCAATATTTTCTTTCTGCGTAATTAGCTGTCTAAGAGAGCAATGACCTATAAGTTTGTGATCAGCATCTACAACATAGATGGCGTAAATTGTTTCGAGGTCTTCATGTTCTTCTTGGATTTTTTCAAGGATGTCAGACTTCTTATCTTTTTGCTCAACATAGAGATACTCTGTAGACATTAGTCCTCCGGCAGTATTCTCTTGATAGACTAGTAGTTCTTGGATCTCTTCTAGAATTTCATCATCTTCAATTCTAGAAATAATATCTTCTGCTGTAGCCCCTCCAATTTCATTGAGAATATCGGCAGCATCATCAGTGTCCATCTCTTCAATAATGTCGGCAGCTCTTTCAGGGTCTTCATTCTTTAGAAGTGTTGCTTGAAGTTCATCGTCGACTTCTGAAAGAGTTTCAGCAGCCATTTTAGCATCTAGATTATTAAAAATAATTCCTCGTCCATGACTGTCGAGATCCTCTAGGATATCTGCAAGGTCAGCTGGATGGAGTTCTTTAATATCTTCATTGGATAAGTTTAATTTTACTGAGGATTGAATACTTTTATTAGGAATTGCATGAACAAATTTCCAGTTGATAAGTATTTCACTTGATAGATATTTTGAATTAGGTCTTATGATACTAACAATCTTATCTATAAAGTTTTCATAACCAAGCCTTCTGATCATTGACTTTAAACCAATAGCCGCGTGAGTGACTCTTAAGTTGCTTCCGGCCTTGATCATTTGAATATCGTTTACACGAACGACTTTCTTTCCAGCAGTATCAACAATCTGCCTATCTAGAACAATTTTTCCAAGAGGAGGATATTCGACTGTGTCTCCAGTGAATTGATTCGCTAATATTG
This window harbors:
- a CDS encoding CBS domain-containing protein, giving the protein MSIFKNFYDIQIHFSNAIGTKIINEDGIKLGMLCDFFVDYEEVYPLVLAIQYKRSGQSFYISWNDIIEYSHKKIIVKNNSFQGRSRTYPKATTSRVITPILANQFTGDTVEYPPLGKIVLDRQIVDTAGKKVVRVNDIQMIKAGSNLRVTHAAIGLKSMIRRLGYENFIDKIVSIIRPNSKYLSSEILINWKFVHAIPNKSIQSSVKLNLSNEDIKELHPADLADILEDLDSHGRGIIFNNLDAKMAAETLSEVDDELQATLLKNEDPERAADIIEEMDTDDAADILNEIGGATAEDIISRIEDDEILEEIQELLVYQENTAGGLMSTEYLYVEQKDKKSDILEKIQEEHEDLETIYAIYVVDADHKLIGHCSLRQLITQKENIEVCEIMNTKDIKSLKPNVPWKEVASFMSKYNLIYTPIIDDSNELLGIISIDDLLPRLLNER